Below is a window of Candidatus Methylomirabilota bacterium DNA.
ACCGCCATCAATGCCCATGTCGTCGAGTCATACGAGCCCGTGGCGCGGGCCATGCTGGAGGCGGGGTGGGAATTCATGGCCCATGGCGTGATCCAGGGCGCCATGCACCTCCTGCCCGATCAGCGCGCGGCGATACGACAATCGGTGGAGATGCTGACGAAGTTCACCGGCAAGAAGCCCAAAGGCTGGCTCGGCCCCGGCCTGACCGAGACCTGGGAGACGCTCGACCATCTGGCCGCCGAGGGCATCGAGTACGTCTCCGACTGGGTCAATGACGACCAGCCCTACGAGATCCGCACGAGCGCGGGCCGGCTCGTCTCCGTGCCGTACTCGATAGAGCTCAACGACATCCCCATGATGGTGATCCAGCACCACACTTCCTCCGAGTGGCTGCAGCGGGTCAAGGACCAGTTCGACCGTCTCTACACCGAGGGCGCCAAGAATCCTCGGGTGATGGCGCTTGCCGTGCATCCGTACATCTCGGGCGTGCCGCACCGGATCAAGTACTTCGAGGCGGCCTACGATTACATGCGGAAGAAGAAAGGCGTGTGGTTCACCACGGGCGAGGACATCTACGAGTGGTACAGGTCACAGCGATGAGGCGGCGGGGCAAGGTCATCCCCTTTCCCGGGACGCGGCGGCCGGAGCCGGAGTCCGGCTTCATCGAGCTGTGCCGCTGCGCCAATCAGCTGGAGGCGATGGTCGTGCGCAGCCTCCTCGAGAGCGAGGGCATCCAGGTGGTGATGCGCAGTCGTCTCGCGCAGTCCGTGCATCCCTTCAGCGTCGGCGATCAGGGCGAGATCGTGATCCTCGTGCCAATCGACCAGGCCGATCCCGCCCGCGCCATCACCTCGCGCACCTAGTCTGGACTATTCATAAACGCGTGTTCGTCATCATAGAGGCCCCTCACCATAGACGCCCCCTCACCCTGCCCTCTCCCCCTCCGGGGGCGAGGGATCCGAAGAGAGTCTGCAAAATTTCAATCCCTCTCCCCCATCGGGGGAGAGGGCAGGGTGAGGGGGCAGACAGAGCCACGTTCATGAACAGTCTCGGCTAGGAGGCTGCTGAGCAGCCTGCGGCGTTTGCGTGGGCACTTAGTCGATGCGGAGGCGGAAGAGCCGCGCGGCATTCCGCGTCGTGGTCTCGCCCAGCTCGGCTGAATCGACCCCTCGCAGCTCGGCGATCCTGCCCGCGGTGAGCGCGACATAGGCCGGCTCATTGCGCTGGCCTCGGTGAGGCGTCGGGGGCAGGTAAGGACAATCGGTCTCCACCACGAGCTGGTCCTCGGGCACGAAGCGCGCCACGTCCGGCAAAGCGCGCGCGTTCTTGTAAGTGACCGGGCCCGCCAGCGAGATGAACAACCCCAGGTCGAGACAGCGCCTGGCCATCTCGACGTCGCCCGAGAAGCAGTGCATGACCCCGCCCGTCTCTCCGACTTTCTCGTCGACGAGAATGCCCAGGATCTCCGCGTGGGCATCCCGGCAGTGGATGACCACGGGCTTGCCGACAGCCCGCGCCATTCCCAGCTGGCGGCGGAAGACTTTCTCCTGGACTTCCCTGGGCGACAGATTGCGGAAGAAGTCGAGCCCCATCTCGCCCAAGCCGACGACCTTGGCCTCGGAGCGCGCGAGTCGCTCCATCTCTTCGAAGTCCGCCTCGGTGGCCTCGGCCGCGTCGTGAGGATGGATCCCCACCGTCGACCAGACGTCGGGCAGCCGCCGGGCCAGCTCCACCACCGTGCGGTTGGTGTCGCGATCGGTGCCGATCGTCACCATGCCGCGCACTCCCGCGGCGCGGGCTCGATCGAGCACGGCCTCGAGGTCGTCGGCGAAGTCGGGGAAATGCAGATGCGCGTGAGTGTCGAAGAAGGTCATTGACTGCCCATCATAACCTTTCCCCCTCACCCTGCCCCTCTCCCCCAATGGGGGAGAGGGATGTGGAGAGAACTGAGCTGCGCTTGCCTTGCATCCCTCTCCTCTCTGGGGAGAGGGCCGCAGTTCGAGCTGAAGGGCGAAGCCCTGAGGCGAGGGCTGAGTGAACGCGGGGCAGGCTATGGTCTGACGGTGAATCTGAGGCGACCGATGAGCTGGCCCGAGGCCGTCACGACGTCGACGTGGTAGCGGCCTTGATAAGGGGGCTTCAGGTCCGTCTTCTTCGAGTAGGTGCGGAAGCCTTCCTTGCGACCGCCCCGCACCGGCGAGAGCGGCGCGATCCCGATCAGCCGGCCATCCTTCCACCACCGGTGGCTGATGGCCTGCTCGAGACCGGCCGGCGCATACACGGCCGTATACGCGGTCAGGCCGCCCCATATCGCCACCGAGGACGCGGGGATTGGGCTCGACACGGGCTCCAGCGGCTCGAGCATGCTGACATCGCGGGCCACCGTGGCACGCGCGACGAAGAGCGGCGCCGGCGGCACGGCCGTGCGCCCGAACCACACCGCGACCATGGCCACCACGGCGAGGGCCACGGCCCGGCTGTGCGCCCGCGGCCATGTCAGGGCGCCGCGGTCGCGGAACACCGGGGTCATGGCCAGGAGCGAGAGCGCGGCGGCGCCCTCGAGGGCGAAGATGGGCTTGATGCGCAGGAGGGGCAGCGCCACGTTGAGGGCGGCGAAGAACGAGAAGCCGAGCAGGAGCTGATTGAGCCAGGGTCGCGGATGCACGATGGCCGCGTACCAGGGATCGACGGCCGTGACGAGCGCTCCCGCCACCACGGCAACGAGAAAGATCACATTGATCGAGTCCAGCGTCACGCTCGCCCAGTAGGCGGGCAGCACGAAGAGAAGGAGACCGTGATAGAGGGACTGAATGACGTAGTCGACGGCATCCACGACGAGGCGCTGGCGCTTGGCCTCGAGGGGCGCTCGGAGCTCGGCCACCACGAGGACGAGCAGCCACAGGAGCAGCAGGTAGCCGACGATCCAGCCCACGTGCGGTAATCCGCGGCGGAAGACGAAGAGGGTGGCCAGACCAAGGCCGAGCGAGAAGATCGAGACGCCCCAGCGCTTCACCCAGCGGAGGAACGGTATGGCCACCATGCTCAGTGCTGACCGCCCCGATGATCCCGCCGCCCGATGCCGGCCAGACCGGACGGAAATGCCACGACCACCGCAATGAGCGTCAGCCCCAGCGCGAGCATGTAGAGATAGCGAAACCTGAGGAGGAAGAGCTCCGAGACCAGCCCCAGGAAGGCGGCCCCGAGGGCGGGCCCCGCCACGGTGGTGGCCCCGCCGACCAGCGCCATGATCACCGTCTGGAATGACACCAACGGGTTGAAGACCTGCGGATCGAGGTAGGTCCAGCGCGGCGCCATGGCTGCCCCCACCGCGCCCATGAAGGCGGCGCTAAGCGCGAAGGTCCCGATCTTGACCCGCGTCGTGTCGATCCCCAGGGTCAAGGCGCGCTCTTCGTCCTCCCCGATCCCGATGAGCGCGTATCCCCACCGGGTACGGCGCAGGACAAGCGCGGTCACCACCGCGAGCCCCGCCAGGGCCAGCACCGTGTAGTAGAGGGTCCACGGCCCCGGTGGAGAGAGGAGCAGCCGCCCCACCGTGCCCGTCACGCGCGTCTCGTACCAGATCAATGTGTGCTTGGCGAGCTCGGCCAGGCCGAAGGTGAAGACCGCGAAGTACGGGCCGCGCAGACGGAGAGCGAGGGCGCCGACCACGAGCGCCATGGCGCCGCCCACCGCCGCCCCGGCCAGCACGGGAAGGGGCCAGGCCAGCCGTCCTCCCACCACGGCCGTCGTATAGGCGCCGGCGCCGAAGAAGGCCCCGGTGGCCAGCGAGAGATAGCGGGTGGGTCCGGAAAAGAACGCCCACGACACGGCAAGAGCGACGTCGGCCAGGATGGCCAGGAGCAGGGAGCGCTGATAGCCGGACACGAGCCAGGGCGCGCCGACCAGGGCCAGGACCAGGGCGGCGAGCAGCGCGCGACTAACGGCCAAAGAGACCCGCGGGCTTGAGGATCAGGATGAGCGACAGCACGGCGTACGAGGAGATGAGCCGGATATCGGATGAGGCGAGATAGACGCCCGCCGTCTCCACCACCCCCAGGAGCAGGGCCCCCAGCAGGCTTCCCGCCACATTGCCGAGACCGCCCAGGATGACCACGACGAGGGCGGTCACGGTATAGGGCAGCCCGACGAAAGGAGTCAGCTCGAAGAGCATGCTGATCAAGGAGCCCGTGACCGCGGCCATGGCCACGCCCAGACCGAAGCAGACGCCGTGAAGCCGCGTCAGGTTGACGCCCACGAGCTGAGCGCCCTCGGGCTCGTCCATGAGGGCG
It encodes the following:
- a CDS encoding TatD family hydrolase, with translation MTFFDTHAHLHFPDFADDLEAVLDRARAAGVRGMVTIGTDRDTNRTVVELARRLPDVWSTVGIHPHDAAEATEADFEEMERLARSEAKVVGLGEMGLDFFRNLSPREVQEKVFRRQLGMARAVGKPVVIHCRDAHAEILGILVDEKVGETGGVMHCFSGDVEMARRCLDLGLFISLAGPVTYKNARALPDVARFVPEDQLVVETDCPYLPPTPHRGQRNEPAYVALTAGRIAELRGVDSAELGETTTRNAARLFRLRID
- a CDS encoding DUF5924 family protein: MVAIPFLRWVKRWGVSIFSLGLGLATLFVFRRGLPHVGWIVGYLLLLWLLVLVVAELRAPLEAKRQRLVVDAVDYVIQSLYHGLLLFVLPAYWASVTLDSINVIFLVAVVAGALVTAVDPWYAAIVHPRPWLNQLLLGFSFFAALNVALPLLRIKPIFALEGAAALSLLAMTPVFRDRGALTWPRAHSRAVALAVVAMVAVWFGRTAVPPAPLFVARATVARDVSMLEPLEPVSSPIPASSVAIWGGLTAYTAVYAPAGLEQAISHRWWKDGRLIGIAPLSPVRGGRKEGFRTYSKKTDLKPPYQGRYHVDVVTASGQLIGRLRFTVRP
- a CDS encoding polysaccharide deacetylase family protein, giving the protein MKLPRERFDYSPMVSRPPWRLPKGARIAVWTIVNVEEWDIEKAMARQYLTAPQGVSIVPDVPNWAWHDYGMRVGFWRLLEALAKRKLRATTAINAHVVESYEPVARAMLEAGWEFMAHGVIQGAMHLLPDQRAAIRQSVEMLTKFTGKKPKGWLGPGLTETWETLDHLAAEGIEYVSDWVNDDQPYEIRTSAGRLVSVPYSIELNDIPMMVIQHHTSSEWLQRVKDQFDRLYTEGAKNPRVMALAVHPYISGVPHRIKYFEAAYDYMRKKKGVWFTTGEDIYEWYRSQR
- a CDS encoding DUF2007 domain-containing protein, whose product is MRRRGKVIPFPGTRRPEPESGFIELCRCANQLEAMVVRSLLESEGIQVVMRSRLAQSVHPFSVGDQGEIVILVPIDQADPARAITSRT
- a CDS encoding branched-chain amino acid ABC transporter permease, whose protein sequence is MAVSRALLAALVLALVGAPWLVSGYQRSLLLAILADVALAVSWAFFSGPTRYLSLATGAFFGAGAYTTAVVGGRLAWPLPVLAGAAVGGAMALVVGALALRLRGPYFAVFTFGLAELAKHTLIWYETRVTGTVGRLLLSPPGPWTLYYTVLALAGLAVVTALVLRRTRWGYALIGIGEDEERALTLGIDTTRVKIGTFALSAAFMGAVGAAMAPRWTYLDPQVFNPLVSFQTVIMALVGGATTVAGPALGAAFLGLVSELFLLRFRYLYMLALGLTLIAVVVAFPSGLAGIGRRDHRGGQH